The DNA sequence TTGTGTATCTAAATCCGTACGGTCGACCAAAACAATAACAGTAGGGCTTTTTAACTCCGGTTCCCGTCTTAATTTCCGGGCTGCAAAGACAATTAGGAAAGATTTTCCTGAACCTTGAAAATGCCAAATCAATCCCTTCTTAATACGCCCTTCCTTTACACGTTCTACAATTTTATTTGCACCCTCATACTGCTGAAAACGCGGAATAATTTTAATTCTGCGTTTCTTTTTATCCGTTGAGAACAAAGAGAAATTCTGCATAATATCCAGCAAACGAGCTGGACTTAATAAATCAGACAATTCCTTTCCGACTTCTGAAAGACCTAAACGTTTTGCAATGGTATCTTCAGCATTTTCTAAACGCCAAGGTGCCCAAAATTCTAATGGACATCGAACTGCACCATAGTACAATTCCTTTCCTTCTGTGGCGAAAGACAGAATGTTAGGCACAAATAGTTGCGGCACCGCATTTTCATAAATTTCATGTACTTCATAAGCTCCATCTAACCAACTTACTGAAGGACGTATGGGGGTTTTAGCTTCACCAACAACCACAGGAATTCCATTGATCATCATGACGATATCTGGAATTTTGGTTTCTCTATGATGAATGCGGTATTGATTGGTAACTACATAGATATTGTTGGATAAATCTTCAAAGTCTATAAGGTGAACAGGCACATGACGGTTGTTCTCTCCAAAAGGCATGGTTTTTTCGCCAGTCATCCACTTGAAAAACTCTTCATTGGCTTTGACCAACCCCACTTGGTTTACAGCAATTAATACTGCCCTGAGTTTATATATGACCTCATCGGCCAATTCTGGTTTCGCAGCAATGGCTGGGTTTAAGCGAATGAGTGCTTCTTTAAGCTCAGACTCTACCAAAACTTCATTTACACCACGTTGTATTTCATCTGAAGATTTATACACCCACTGTGCACCATAACCAGCTTTTGGTTCATTGGTTTCATTGTTATTTAGATTCACCCCACTGAGTTGGTGGATGATGTAGTATTCTACGCTGTTTAGTTCTGTAAATCCCATAGCTTAGCTGTTTAGTATTTGGGTGATTTTTTCTTCTACGATAGGTAATCGTTCGTCTAACATTAATGGGTGGATATGTGCCATTAAGACTTCTTGCATTAAGCCTTTCTTGCCAATGATTTGTAATTCCGTTTTTAAAAAACTTATAATGCGTTCATCATCATTTGCAATTTCTTCTGCGATGTTTATACGGTTATCCAACACATAAACAATGTCTTCAATATCATGACTGGTTCGATAATCTGATCCTCTATCCTTAAAAGCTTCAAATTTGGTGGCTAAATAACAAGGCGCCGATAATATGTTTATCTCTTGATCTTTTGCTTTTGCTGTCCACAGCTTTTCAAAACCAATTTTGTACCAACGGTTGGCCGGCCCCAGAGGACCATCTTCGGTAGCCATAATATCTACCGGAATATCTTTGTATTTGTAACTGCAAATGGCATGGCCATGAGGATCGGGATGAAAGCCTAGTGCTCCTAATTGTGCCTGTACCTTTTCCCAATGATGCAGGTTTACAATATTCAAGGTCATATCAATATCTTGTGTAGGACGAATTTCATCGGCAGCTGGGTCGTCTGTATACAAACTTACCACAGCACCACCAACAAACACCATCTCCTGCTTAATCTCTTGAAGCGCCTCTGCTACTTCAGCTACTACGGCAATATTGATGGTTCTATTCTCCAAGGGCTAATCGCATTTTTAGGTCTGCAATGGCTAATTCTTTTTCTCTTGCCCTGCCTACACGCACAGCATCTACCAAAGCCAACAATTCATGTAAATTAGCATCTTTTAGAGCAGCTTCAGGCACGGAGGGATACAAAGGTACGATACTATGTCCTCTCACACTTCCTTTACCATAAGGCCAAACATATGCTTCTGTACTTTGAATTTGTTCCTTTAAAGGACTTGCTGAATGCGATGTAGGTACACCTCGAACCACAGGTCCTGGTTTTTGAGGAAATACATAACGCAAACCATATTGTAAAAACTCAAACAAAGCCATTCGCATCACTGTTTTTCCGTTAGGTGCTAATAGCCCTGCGTATTTTGATCGATTTAATGATTTGCTTATCTCTGATTGGCTAATGCCCAATGCCTCGGCCAGTGGTTTTTGAAACCAAGGTTCGTTACCGTAACTCACTATTTTTAGTAGAATGACGATATCATGCGGGCTCATTATTTGCTGTTTCCCCTTCATTTATTCCATATTCGAATATGCAATATTACCTGTTTTGTGCTTGAAAACCAATTTTTTCAATGTGATTTATTCCGTATTGGAATATGGAATATCAATACCCTTTCTTAACCCCATGCCCTAAAACACTTGATTGATTAAACTTTTTTGAAGGGATTGAGAACTCGAGATTTTATCTAAACAAGTCTTCTTACTAGCTTCTACCTGGTCTATTCTTTCCATTATCTCAAGTTGAATGTTATAAGGTGGAACAGGTATTTTTAAATCATACACTTCATTTTTATTAAAATTTGCTTGATTTACAGCTCTTCTAGCTAATCCGAGAAATATCTCAGAAATCCGATAAAAATTAAAAAGATGCATAAGGTATTTATTATGCATCGATTCTTCATCACATCGCATCCTAAGTATGAAGGAGGCAAATGTGTAATCTCTTTGGTCATTCTCAGGTT is a window from the Pontibacter sp. G13 genome containing:
- a CDS encoding nucleotidyl transferase AbiEii/AbiGii toxin family protein, producing MENRTINIAVVAEVAEALQEIKQEMVFVGGAVVSLYTDDPAADEIRPTQDIDMTLNIVNLHHWEKVQAQLGALGFHPDPHGHAICSYKYKDIPVDIMATEDGPLGPANRWYKIGFEKLWTAKAKDQEINILSAPCYLATKFEAFKDRGSDYRTSHDIEDIVYVLDNRINIAEEIANDDERIISFLKTELQIIGKKGLMQEVLMAHIHPLMLDERLPIVEEKITQILNS